Proteins encoded in a region of the Anoxybacillus amylolyticus genome:
- a CDS encoding glutamate synthase-related protein, with translation MKQRWNPSHFQDFHRAEHDACGIVSAIEKRRIPTRENIMTCINALVKMNHRAGFINGEGDGVGIHIDIPRALWMEKLANAGQNPEIANDNRFTVGHIFINRTTDVEQAKEKIRQLFKQSGLTLLFESDRVTSSHALGPIALRQEPVFWQVALLPIDSEQLTKRLFDLLIDIEQDEDVHVASLSHFHVVYKVMGAGDILPKYYHDLANPLVASTMTLGHNRYSTNTLSNFFRVQPFSVLGHNGEINTIAKLRDEAIMLGVPLTVGGSDSQDLSRTMETLICRHGYSLFEAMDILFPPIINEIKAYPEHLQDLYTYIREAWGHFAQGPAGIISRYGEEAVFSVDALGLRPLWKLDTESRFIFASEPGIIPASEYTGEPKPIAPGEKIGLKWGGDGHIEVLEYAAFQEEVYARFSKRFDVANFRARLTPPTLEKHLFVASPNKVQNGQYSAFGWDREHIQLLEQMAEKGAEPIRSLGHDAPLAAIDPNRKNLADFIKESVAVVTNPAIDRDRETEHFSTRTIIGKRPSLTDAQPPCYVVEVISPILIEGKIGLESAETLGHPSYDQIVHSFQTKQLAHVLSATFTAEETIKEALQRLANEACEAVRFGKSLLLLDDAEAHQNGNLLIDPLLITSAIDQALTENGLRRDCSLLLRSGAIRSLHDLIVAYGLGANAINPYLMFATVAAEDTVKPVINLFNALNKGLEKVISTIGIHELRGYSRLFSSIGLHDEIADVLKIVNFFGSDSLQYDFAALKEDAIARANDYADENAKPGKTFHVFPRIWKAIGEVAQTGSYDNYREKLTEIETETPTTIRHLLDLKKAKKEVPSETVDISVGEHSLPFVIASMSFGSQNEVAFRAYAEAADRLNMISLNGEGGEIKDMLGKYPRTRGQQVASGRFGVNAELLNSSNLLEIKIGQGAKPGEGGHLPGSKVTAKIAEARNATIGSDLISPSNNHDIYSIEDLAQMIAELKTANDQAKVAVKVPVVPNIGTIAVGIAKAGADIITLSGFDGGTGAARIHALQHVGLPVEIGVKAAHNALLEAGLRNQVEIWADGGIKSALDVIKVMLLGANRVGFGTLSMIAIGCTTCRGCHLDTCHVGIATQIESEAQAKEHGLRRFVPRQFEIAVQGLVNLFTAFGNELKTLTASLGVERLQDIVGRSDLLEQVRGLEKMDLTHLLKVLEVGQFTPKEMRANIEEAKLLVAAGAEYLDYHVEDLHRSREFSAVTSEQRVLGSRVSCHRVRGRLDGSYKKLPNVTLRFKDGSIPGNGLGAYNSYGIHIHVDGGAQDGIGKTALGGSILIFKAKGKDGKFYNGSVGKGFGYGAQKGLLVAQGNADARAGIRLSGADMIIGGQVTVPIPEEEHGNIGARANIKGFAFEYMTNGRGLVLGDPGPWICAGMTGGVVYLRHQPEMGLTKAALERRIAKGAQVRIERLSERGKADVHELLSTYIDLLIEHEQIEEAESLKPLLEKLEDHFFQVIPSKEQADPSVSTE, from the coding sequence ATGAAACAACGTTGGAATCCAAGTCATTTTCAAGATTTCCATCGTGCTGAACACGATGCTTGCGGCATTGTATCCGCCATCGAAAAACGGCGCATTCCAACAAGAGAAAACATTATGACCTGTATTAATGCCCTTGTGAAAATGAACCATCGCGCCGGCTTTATTAACGGCGAAGGGGATGGAGTAGGTATCCATATCGACATCCCAAGAGCACTTTGGATGGAAAAACTAGCAAACGCCGGACAAAATCCAGAAATCGCGAACGACAACCGCTTTACAGTCGGACATATTTTTATTAATCGCACGACAGACGTTGAGCAAGCAAAAGAAAAAATAAGACAGCTCTTCAAGCAGTCCGGTCTCACCCTTCTTTTCGAATCCGATCGTGTTACTTCTTCTCATGCACTCGGACCGATTGCTTTACGCCAAGAACCTGTCTTTTGGCAAGTGGCGCTTTTGCCTATTGATAGCGAGCAGCTCACGAAACGATTGTTCGATTTGCTTATTGACATCGAACAAGACGAAGATGTTCATGTTGCTTCGTTAAGTCATTTCCACGTTGTCTACAAAGTAATGGGCGCCGGAGATATTTTACCAAAATATTATCATGATTTAGCAAATCCGCTTGTTGCATCAACCATGACGCTTGGCCATAACCGATATTCAACGAATACGTTATCCAATTTTTTCCGAGTTCAACCGTTTAGCGTGTTAGGACATAATGGAGAGATTAATACAATTGCTAAACTGCGTGATGAAGCAATAATGCTTGGCGTGCCGCTTACTGTCGGCGGAAGCGATTCGCAAGATTTAAGCCGCACAATGGAAACGCTCATTTGCCGTCACGGATATAGCTTATTTGAAGCAATGGATATTTTGTTCCCACCAATTATTAATGAAATCAAAGCATATCCTGAGCATTTGCAAGATTTATATACGTACATTCGCGAGGCGTGGGGACACTTTGCCCAAGGTCCTGCAGGTATCATTTCTCGTTATGGAGAGGAAGCGGTATTTAGCGTGGATGCGTTAGGATTGCGCCCGCTTTGGAAGTTAGATACCGAGAGTCGATTCATTTTTGCTTCTGAACCCGGGATTATTCCCGCAAGTGAGTACACAGGAGAACCAAAACCGATTGCTCCAGGCGAAAAAATCGGGTTGAAATGGGGAGGAGACGGTCATATTGAAGTGCTTGAATACGCCGCATTTCAAGAAGAAGTGTATGCCCGCTTTTCGAAACGGTTTGATGTCGCCAACTTCCGAGCACGTCTTACTCCACCAACATTAGAAAAACATTTGTTTGTCGCTTCGCCAAACAAAGTGCAGAACGGTCAATATTCCGCATTCGGCTGGGATCGGGAACATATTCAACTGCTAGAGCAAATGGCAGAAAAAGGAGCGGAACCAATTCGTTCGCTCGGCCATGATGCACCGCTAGCAGCCATTGACCCAAATCGGAAAAACCTTGCCGACTTTATTAAAGAAAGCGTTGCGGTTGTCACCAATCCAGCAATTGACCGCGATCGGGAAACAGAACATTTCTCGACTAGAACGATTATTGGCAAGCGCCCATCATTAACGGATGCACAGCCACCTTGCTACGTGGTTGAGGTAATTTCGCCAATTTTAATAGAAGGAAAAATCGGTCTCGAAAGCGCAGAAACGTTAGGGCACCCTTCCTACGACCAAATTGTTCATTCATTTCAAACAAAACAACTCGCTCATGTGCTGTCCGCGACATTTACAGCGGAGGAAACGATAAAAGAAGCGTTGCAGCGTCTTGCCAACGAGGCATGTGAAGCTGTCCGCTTTGGAAAATCATTGCTTCTTCTTGACGATGCAGAAGCACACCAAAATGGAAATTTATTGATTGATCCGTTACTTATCACCTCGGCGATCGATCAGGCGCTAACAGAAAACGGATTACGGCGTGATTGCTCACTATTGCTCCGATCTGGTGCGATTCGTTCGCTACATGATCTCATCGTCGCTTACGGATTAGGTGCCAATGCAATTAATCCTTACTTAATGTTTGCGACCGTTGCAGCAGAAGATACGGTCAAACCGGTCATCAACTTATTTAACGCATTGAATAAAGGATTAGAAAAAGTCATTTCCACCATCGGTATTCATGAATTGCGCGGATATAGCCGCCTATTCTCATCCATCGGATTGCACGATGAAATTGCGGACGTGCTAAAAATCGTTAACTTCTTCGGCTCTGATTCGTTGCAATACGATTTTGCGGCGCTAAAAGAAGATGCGATCGCTCGTGCAAATGACTATGCCGATGAAAACGCAAAGCCAGGGAAAACATTCCATGTCTTCCCGCGCATTTGGAAAGCGATTGGCGAAGTAGCGCAAACCGGTTCGTACGACAACTATCGTGAAAAGCTAACAGAAATAGAAACAGAAACACCAACAACGATCCGTCATTTGCTTGATTTGAAAAAGGCGAAAAAAGAAGTCCCATCTGAAACTGTCGATATTAGCGTCGGTGAACATAGCTTGCCGTTTGTCATCGCTTCGATGTCGTTCGGTTCACAAAACGAAGTCGCCTTCCGCGCTTATGCCGAAGCAGCCGACCGACTCAATATGATCAGCTTAAACGGCGAAGGCGGCGAAATTAAAGATATGCTCGGCAAATATCCGCGCACGCGCGGCCAGCAAGTCGCCTCCGGGCGTTTTGGTGTCAATGCTGAACTATTAAACTCATCCAATTTATTGGAAATTAAAATCGGACAAGGAGCAAAACCAGGAGAAGGCGGTCATTTACCAGGTTCTAAAGTAACGGCGAAAATTGCCGAAGCACGGAACGCAACGATTGGCTCTGACCTTATTTCACCATCGAATAACCACGACATTTATTCAATCGAAGATTTAGCGCAAATGATTGCTGAGCTCAAAACAGCAAACGACCAAGCAAAAGTTGCCGTAAAAGTACCCGTTGTTCCAAATATCGGAACGATTGCTGTTGGAATTGCAAAAGCAGGGGCGGATATTATTACACTAAGCGGTTTTGACGGCGGAACAGGAGCAGCTCGGATTCATGCGTTGCAGCACGTCGGACTTCCGGTGGAAATCGGGGTGAAAGCTGCCCATAACGCTTTGTTAGAAGCAGGATTGCGCAACCAAGTCGAAATTTGGGCAGATGGTGGCATAAAAAGCGCCTTAGACGTCATCAAAGTGATGTTGCTTGGCGCAAACCGCGTCGGCTTTGGTACCCTTTCGATGATTGCGATTGGCTGTACGACATGCCGCGGTTGCCATTTAGATACGTGCCACGTCGGCATTGCAACGCAAATCGAATCGGAAGCGCAAGCAAAAGAACATGGCTTACGCCGTTTCGTTCCACGGCAATTTGAGATAGCTGTTCAAGGACTAGTGAACTTATTCACTGCTTTCGGTAATGAGTTAAAAACATTGACGGCTTCGCTTGGCGTTGAACGATTACAAGACATTGTCGGGCGCTCCGACTTGCTAGAACAAGTAAGAGGCCTAGAAAAAATGGATTTGACGCATTTACTGAAAGTATTGGAAGTTGGACAGTTTACGCCAAAAGAAATGCGCGCAAACATAGAAGAAGCGAAATTACTCGTTGCCGCAGGGGCAGAATACCTCGACTATCATGTGGAAGATTTGCACCGTTCGCGCGAGTTTTCTGCTGTCACATCCGAACAACGCGTGCTCGGTAGCCGCGTATCATGTCATCGCGTTCGCGGGCGTTTAGATGGGTCTTATAAAAAATTACCGAACGTGACGTTGCGCTTTAAAGATGGTTCTATTCCTGGAAACGGTCTTGGTGCTTACAATAGCTACGGCATTCACATTCACGTCGATGGCGGCGCCCAAGATGGCATCGGGAAGACAGCGCTTGGTGGCAGCATCCTCATATTTAAAGCAAAAGGGAAAGATGGAAAGTTTTATAATGGATCTGTCGGAAAAGGGTTTGGCTATGGCGCGCAAAAAGGATTGCTCGTCGCCCAAGGCAATGCCGATGCACGGGCTGGCATTCGCCTCTCAGGTGCCGATATGATTATCGGCGGACAAGTGACCGTGCCAATCCCGGAAGAAGAGCATGGCAATATCGGAGCACGGGCAAACATTAAAGGGTTTGCGTTTGAATATATGACAAATGGACGCGGGCTCGTTCTCGGCGACCCTGGACCATGGATTTGCGCAGGAATGACAGGTGGCGTCGTTTACTTGCGCCATCAACCAGAAATGGGGTTAACAAAAGCTGCGCTTGAACGCCGTATCGCCAAAGGTGCCCAAGTTCGCATCGAGCGCTTAAGCGAACGAGGAAAAGCGGATGTACATGAACTTTTATCAACCTACATCGACTTGCTTATCGAGCACGAACAAATAGAAGAAGCAGAGTCACTGAAGCCGCTGCTTGAAAAACTAGAAGATCATTTCTTCCAAGTCATCCCATCTAAAGAACAAGCGGATCCTTCAGTTTCTACAGAATAA
- a CDS encoding glutamate-1-semialdehyde 2,1-aminomutase → MQFTKSEQLYKEALEHIVGGVNSPSRSYKAVGGGAPVVMERAQGAYFWDVDGNKYIDYLAAYGPIITGHAHPHITKAIQQAAENGVLYGTPTPYEITFAKMLKEAIPSLEKVRFVNSGTEAVMTTIRVARAYTGRDKIIKFAGCYHGHSDLVLVAAGSGPSTLGTPDSAGVPKSIAQEVITVPFNDIDSFRQAMERWGEQIAAVLVEPIVGNFGIVEPKQGFLETINELAHQAGALVIYDEVITAFRFMYGGAQNLLGMEPDLTALGKIIGGGLPIGAYGGRKDIMEQVAPLGPAYQAGTMAGNPASILAGIACLEVLKQDGVYEYLDRLGAMLEEGIAIHAKTYGIPVTINRLKGALTVYFTTEKVENYEQAQQTDGEMFAKFFKLMLQQGINLAPSKYEAWFITLAHTEEDIQYTLQAVEHAFKTLKNE, encoded by the coding sequence ATGCAGTTTACGAAATCAGAACAACTATACAAAGAAGCGCTTGAACATATTGTTGGCGGCGTCAATAGCCCTTCCCGTTCCTATAAGGCAGTGGGCGGCGGCGCTCCTGTCGTCATGGAACGGGCGCAAGGCGCTTACTTTTGGGACGTTGACGGAAATAAATATATTGATTATTTAGCAGCATACGGCCCAATTATTACTGGACATGCCCACCCGCACATTACGAAAGCGATTCAGCAAGCAGCGGAAAATGGCGTGTTGTACGGAACGCCGACTCCTTATGAAATTACATTTGCCAAAATGTTAAAAGAAGCCATTCCTTCTTTAGAAAAAGTACGCTTCGTCAACTCTGGGACAGAAGCGGTCATGACGACGATCCGTGTCGCTCGCGCCTATACAGGGCGGGATAAAATCATTAAATTTGCTGGTTGCTATCATGGGCATTCTGACCTTGTGCTCGTTGCGGCTGGTTCTGGTCCATCAACATTAGGGACACCTGACTCTGCTGGCGTTCCAAAAAGCATTGCCCAAGAAGTAATCACTGTTCCATTTAACGACATTGACTCTTTCCGACAAGCGATGGAACGTTGGGGCGAACAAATCGCTGCCGTTCTTGTCGAACCGATTGTTGGAAACTTCGGCATCGTGGAACCAAAACAAGGATTTCTTGAAACAATTAATGAACTCGCCCATCAAGCGGGCGCGCTTGTCATTTACGATGAAGTCATCACAGCGTTTCGGTTTATGTACGGGGGAGCGCAAAATTTATTAGGAATGGAACCAGACTTAACAGCGCTTGGAAAAATTATTGGTGGCGGTCTCCCAATTGGTGCCTACGGTGGACGAAAAGACATTATGGAACAAGTCGCTCCGCTCGGTCCTGCGTATCAAGCAGGAACAATGGCTGGAAACCCAGCTTCTATCCTTGCCGGCATCGCCTGCCTTGAAGTATTAAAACAAGACGGCGTTTACGAGTATCTTGACCGGCTGGGTGCTATGTTAGAAGAAGGGATTGCTATCCATGCGAAAACATACGGTATTCCTGTGACCATCAATCGATTAAAAGGAGCGTTAACCGTTTACTTTACGACCGAGAAAGTAGAAAATTACGAACAAGCTCAGCAAACAGACGGTGAGATGTTTGCGAAATTTTTCAAGTTAATGCTCCAGCAAGGAATCAACCTTGCTCCTTCAAAATACGAGGCGTGGTTTATTACACTCGCTCATACAGAGGAAGATATTCAATATACACTCCAAGCGGTTGAACATGCATTTAAAACGTTAAAAAACGAATAA
- a CDS encoding ABC transporter ATP-binding protein, whose protein sequence is MYAIEVEKLRKEFKVYSSRSGLMGAFRDLFTRNYKTVRAVDDISFTVKQGEMVGYIGENGAGKSTTIKMLTGILTPTSGTVVVNGMNPHKEREAFVQTIGVVFGQRSQLWWDIAVQESFRLLKKVYRVSDKEYKEHMEHVIETLDIGPLLDKPVRKLSLGQRMRCELAAALIHNPPLLFLDEPTIGLDVLVKLKIRQFLKEINEKYKTTILLTTHDIADIEALCERVIMLDEGKIIYDGSLQRLKENWGEGKQVQFTFATEVTEEELRALTYDINVTWRKGETNSWVAHVAPMHVSDVISRIVARYNIQDINIDEMSTEEIIRNIYEEGVVHG, encoded by the coding sequence ATGTATGCGATCGAAGTAGAAAAACTACGAAAAGAATTTAAAGTGTATTCGAGCCGCTCTGGTTTAATGGGTGCGTTCCGCGATTTGTTTACAAGAAACTATAAAACGGTTCGGGCGGTGGATGATATTTCGTTTACCGTTAAGCAAGGAGAAATGGTAGGGTACATTGGAGAGAACGGAGCTGGAAAGTCGACGACCATTAAAATGTTGACAGGAATTTTAACACCGACATCAGGAACAGTCGTTGTCAACGGTATGAATCCCCATAAAGAGCGTGAGGCGTTCGTTCAAACGATCGGCGTCGTCTTCGGACAACGTTCGCAATTGTGGTGGGACATTGCGGTGCAAGAATCATTTCGATTATTAAAAAAAGTGTATCGCGTATCGGATAAAGAGTACAAAGAACATATGGAGCATGTCATCGAAACATTGGATATCGGTCCATTGCTCGATAAGCCAGTGCGCAAGCTGTCATTGGGACAGCGAATGCGTTGTGAATTGGCAGCCGCGTTAATTCATAATCCACCGCTTTTATTTTTAGATGAACCGACGATTGGGCTCGATGTATTAGTGAAGCTAAAAATTCGTCAATTTTTAAAAGAGATTAATGAAAAATATAAAACAACGATTTTATTAACGACGCACGATATCGCGGATATCGAGGCGCTGTGTGAACGTGTCATTATGTTGGATGAAGGAAAAATTATTTATGACGGTTCTTTGCAGCGACTCAAAGAAAACTGGGGAGAAGGAAAGCAAGTGCAGTTTACGTTTGCAACTGAAGTAACGGAAGAAGAGTTGCGCGCTCTGACGTATGATATAAACGTAACGTGGCGCAAAGGGGAAACGAATAGCTGGGTTGCCCATGTCGCACCGATGCATGTATCGGATGTCATTAGCCGAATCGTTGCCCGTTATAACATTCAAGATATTAATATTGATGAAATGTCGACAGAGGAAATTATTCGCAACATCTACGAAGAAGGTGTTGTACATGGATAA
- a CDS encoding ABC transporter permease gives MDKYLEMIRIRFLMMLAYRTNYYTGILIYCINIGAYYFLWSAIYSGKSAIQGMSIEQMTTYVAVSWMARAFYFNNIDREIAMEIKEGKVAVELIRPYSYLGMKTMQGLGEGVFRLFFLSFPGVVITSLLFPLHFSSDIRTWGYFALSIMLSFVINSQLNLLAGVVTFFTLNNEGLLRAKRFVIDLFSGLILPISFYPHWAQEVMKYFPFQAISYIPSMIFTESFHGKAVIDGLLFQLMWSIILLLPLQLLWKAAKKRLVVQGG, from the coding sequence ATGGATAAATATCTTGAAATGATTCGCATCCGTTTTTTAATGATGCTGGCATATCGGACGAACTACTATACGGGCATTCTTATTTACTGCATCAATATCGGCGCGTATTATTTCCTTTGGTCGGCCATTTACAGCGGAAAGTCAGCCATTCAAGGTATGTCTATTGAACAGATGACAACGTATGTCGCGGTATCGTGGATGGCACGCGCATTTTATTTTAACAATATAGACCGTGAAATCGCGATGGAAATTAAAGAAGGAAAAGTAGCGGTTGAGCTGATTCGCCCGTATAGTTATTTAGGGATGAAAACGATGCAAGGCTTGGGAGAAGGAGTGTTTCGTTTATTTTTCCTTTCATTTCCTGGCGTCGTTATCACTAGTCTTTTGTTTCCGCTCCATTTCTCGAGCGATATAAGGACATGGGGATATTTTGCCCTTTCGATTATGTTAAGTTTCGTGATTAACTCCCAGTTGAATTTATTAGCGGGGGTCGTGACATTTTTTACGTTAAATAACGAAGGACTGTTGCGAGCGAAACGGTTTGTCATTGATTTATTTTCTGGATTAATTTTGCCGATTAGTTTCTACCCACATTGGGCGCAAGAAGTGATGAAATACTTTCCGTTTCAAGCGATTAGTTATATTCCGAGCATGATTTTTACGGAAAGTTTTCATGGGAAGGCGGTTATTGATGGGTTGTTGTTTCAGCTTATGTGGAGTATCATCTTGCTTCTTCCGCTTCAACTTCTTTGGAAAGCGGCGAAAAAGCGGCTTGTCGTTCAAGGGGGGTGA
- a CDS encoding ABC transporter permease, with amino-acid sequence MFYVSVFFQYMAQYMKTKLQYRADLFVEFLSDLMFQSVNLIFILVVFGHTTLLHGWTRDEMIFIYGFFLVPFALFGAFFNIWDFNERYIVRGEMDRVLTRPVHSLFQVILERMELESLVGGVTGLIIMGDASARLHLEFHWYDFFLFLLFALGGMLVYAGVFISLATISFWSDARSSIMPMMYNISNYGRYPIDIYNRVIRYILTWILPFAFVGVYPSAYFLGKKEWYSYAFLTPIMGVIFFMIAIMLWNKGIKHYRGAGN; translated from the coding sequence GTGTTTTATGTATCGGTCTTTTTTCAATATATGGCGCAATATATGAAAACGAAGCTGCAATATCGGGCGGATTTGTTTGTTGAGTTTCTTTCCGATTTGATGTTTCAATCGGTCAACTTAATTTTTATTCTTGTCGTGTTCGGACATACGACGCTATTGCACGGTTGGACGAGAGATGAAATGATTTTTATTTACGGCTTCTTTTTAGTGCCGTTTGCGTTATTTGGAGCATTTTTTAATATTTGGGATTTTAATGAACGTTACATTGTTCGTGGAGAAATGGACCGTGTATTAACGCGACCGGTGCACAGTTTGTTCCAAGTGATTTTAGAACGAATGGAACTTGAGTCGCTTGTTGGTGGTGTGACAGGCCTAATTATTATGGGGGATGCGAGCGCGCGATTGCATCTTGAGTTTCATTGGTATGATTTCTTTCTCTTTCTTTTGTTTGCGCTTGGCGGCATGCTCGTTTATGCGGGGGTATTTATTTCGCTTGCGACGATTAGTTTTTGGTCGGATGCACGAAGCTCGATTATGCCGATGATGTATAACATTAGCAACTATGGCCGTTATCCAATCGATATTTATAACCGTGTCATTCGCTACATTTTAACGTGGATTTTGCCGTTTGCGTTTGTCGGGGTGTATCCTTCCGCTTATTTTTTAGGAAAAAAAGAGTGGTATAGCTATGCGTTTTTAACGCCGATTATGGGGGTTATCTTTTTTATGATTGCCATTATGTTGTGGAATAAAGGGATCAAGCACTATAGAGGTGCAGGAAACTAA
- a CDS encoding potassium channel family protein has product MGWIIVIVGVLVLNIVSVWTSRASKHKYVSVENFVVLISLYVTMMIGFGLIYTILEINGYDIFTKNSKDITGEFFSVLQDSVYFSATTLLAVGYGDVIPIGAGRWLAVTEALLGYIMPAAFVVRVVIDWEKDIKKER; this is encoded by the coding sequence ATGGGGTGGATTATTGTAATCGTCGGGGTATTAGTGTTGAATATTGTTTCGGTATGGACTAGCCGCGCGAGCAAGCATAAATATGTGTCGGTGGAAAATTTTGTTGTATTAATTTCTTTATACGTAACGATGATGATCGGATTTGGGCTAATTTATACGATTTTAGAAATAAACGGGTATGATATTTTTACAAAAAATTCAAAAGACATTACGGGTGAGTTTTTTTCCGTTTTACAAGACAGTGTATATTTTAGCGCAACAACATTATTAGCAGTAGGTTATGGGGACGTTATCCCGATTGGAGCAGGAAGATGGCTTGCAGTCACCGAAGCATTATTAGGATACATTATGCCTGCTGCTTTTGTAGTTCGAGTGGTGATTGATTGGGAAAAAGACATAAAGAAGGAGAGATAG